In Microbacterium lushaniae, the following are encoded in one genomic region:
- a CDS encoding MFS transporter, with translation MTTPSGAPSAQTLLASPHLASGIKKATYRLMPMLIILYFVAFLDRTNVGFAEAALEVDRGITAGAFALGAGIFFIGYALFEIPSNLLLNKLGARFWLARIAVTWGIVASLFAFVVDDTMFVILRFLLGVTEAGLFPGVIMFLAQWFPNKRRVQMFALFYLAQPFSQMLGAPLSGALISFGEQFTPWAGWQVMFFTEGMLAVAAGVAALFLLVDSPQKAKFLDDDEKAAMKAVMDHEDAVKHDDGPRGIGAAMINWKVWYFTVIYFCLQIAVYGTTFYLPQQVSGLIGKDVGWEVGLVSAIPWAVGLFACYYVGKFATTIRRRRVWGTVFFTVTGAAILLSAWAGANGQALLGIVAITIAVSSFLSVGPLTWSFPTAFLAGAAAATGIGLINSLGNLGGFVAPIMRTAINEAVPTDSGAWGVVSLGVFAFLAAAMMACTRFFRAKADALLDEEKAPAGH, from the coding sequence GTGACAACGCCGTCCGGCGCCCCTTCGGCGCAGACGCTCCTGGCCAGCCCTCACCTGGCCAGCGGCATCAAGAAGGCCACCTACCGGCTCATGCCGATGCTCATCATCCTGTACTTCGTCGCGTTCCTGGACCGCACGAACGTCGGGTTCGCCGAAGCGGCACTCGAGGTCGACCGCGGCATCACCGCCGGCGCGTTCGCCCTGGGCGCCGGGATCTTCTTCATCGGCTACGCGCTGTTCGAGATCCCCTCCAACCTGCTGCTGAACAAGCTCGGCGCGCGGTTCTGGCTGGCCCGCATCGCCGTCACGTGGGGCATCGTCGCGTCGCTGTTCGCGTTCGTCGTGGACGACACGATGTTCGTCATCCTCCGGTTCCTGCTCGGCGTGACCGAGGCGGGCCTGTTCCCTGGCGTCATCATGTTCCTCGCGCAGTGGTTCCCCAACAAGCGGCGCGTGCAGATGTTCGCGCTCTTCTACCTCGCGCAGCCCTTCTCGCAGATGCTGGGCGCGCCGCTGTCGGGCGCACTCATCAGCTTCGGCGAGCAGTTCACCCCGTGGGCGGGGTGGCAGGTGATGTTCTTCACCGAGGGGATGCTGGCCGTCGCCGCCGGTGTGGCGGCACTGTTCCTGCTGGTGGACTCCCCGCAGAAGGCGAAGTTCCTCGACGACGACGAGAAGGCGGCCATGAAGGCCGTCATGGACCACGAGGACGCCGTCAAGCACGACGACGGGCCCCGTGGCATCGGCGCGGCGATGATCAACTGGAAGGTCTGGTACTTCACCGTCATCTACTTCTGCCTGCAGATCGCGGTGTACGGTACGACGTTCTACCTGCCCCAGCAGGTGTCCGGCCTCATCGGCAAGGACGTCGGATGGGAGGTCGGCCTGGTCTCGGCCATCCCGTGGGCGGTGGGCCTGTTCGCCTGCTACTACGTCGGAAAGTTCGCCACGACGATCCGGCGCAGACGCGTGTGGGGCACGGTGTTCTTCACGGTCACCGGCGCCGCGATCCTGCTGTCGGCGTGGGCCGGTGCGAACGGCCAGGCGCTGCTGGGGATCGTCGCCATCACGATCGCCGTCTCCTCCTTCCTGTCGGTGGGGCCGCTGACGTGGTCGTTCCCCACCGCGTTCCTCGCGGGCGCGGCGGCGGCCACCGGCATCGGTCTGATCAACTCCCTGGGAAACCTCGGCGGGTTCGTCGCACCGATCATGCGCACGGCGATCAACGAGGCCGTCCCCACCGACTCCGGGGCGTGGGGTGTCGTATCGCTCGGCGTGTTCGCGTTCCTGGCCGCCGCCATGATGGCGTGCACGAGGTTCTTCCGGGCGAAGGCCGACGCCCTCCTGGACGAGGAGAAGGCACCCGCCGGTCACTGA
- the coaBC gene encoding bifunctional phosphopantothenoylcysteine decarboxylase/phosphopantothenate--cysteine ligase CoaBC, translating to MFIVVGVTGGIAAYKTVHLVRLLVTAGHEVHVIPTEDALRFVGLTTWEAISRHPVTTSVHEDVAEVRHVALGRRADLVIVAPATAHTLASMAAGLASDLLGTTLLATSAPVVVAPAMHSGMWAHPATRANVATLRSRGVHVVGPDDGALTGGDSGPGRMSEPETIVAAALAVVPARSDLTGLEVAVSAGGTREPIDPVRFVGNRSSGRQGAALAAAAADRGADVTLVAAHVDDGVLAEVSRHPRVRIRRAGTVDELAAAMAEVAGVADVVVMAAAVSDYRAAEVSERKLSKEDAGGDEVTLRLVRTPDIVAGLADRRRPGQTVVAFAAETEADPDALVDRALRKAARKGVDLLVANRVGWTAGFGSSENAVVIVSGAGDVLARAEGGKREVADSVWDAVLSARLQR from the coding sequence GTGTTCATCGTCGTCGGCGTCACCGGAGGCATCGCCGCCTACAAGACCGTGCACCTGGTCCGGCTGCTGGTGACCGCCGGACACGAGGTCCACGTGATCCCGACCGAAGACGCGCTGCGCTTCGTCGGTCTCACGACGTGGGAGGCGATCAGCCGCCACCCCGTCACCACCAGTGTGCACGAGGATGTCGCCGAGGTGCGCCATGTCGCCCTCGGCCGCCGCGCCGACCTCGTCATCGTCGCCCCGGCCACCGCGCACACCCTCGCCTCGATGGCGGCGGGACTGGCCTCGGATCTGCTCGGGACGACGCTGCTGGCGACGTCGGCGCCGGTCGTGGTGGCCCCCGCGATGCACAGCGGGATGTGGGCGCATCCGGCCACGCGTGCCAACGTGGCGACACTGCGCTCGCGCGGCGTGCACGTCGTCGGTCCCGACGACGGGGCGCTCACCGGCGGCGACTCCGGGCCCGGCCGCATGAGCGAGCCCGAGACGATCGTGGCGGCCGCGCTCGCGGTGGTGCCTGCCCGCTCCGACCTGACCGGTCTGGAGGTGGCCGTCTCCGCCGGCGGCACGCGCGAGCCGATCGACCCCGTGCGCTTCGTGGGCAACCGCTCGAGTGGCCGCCAGGGCGCCGCGCTCGCGGCAGCGGCCGCCGATCGCGGGGCGGACGTCACGCTCGTGGCGGCGCACGTGGACGACGGCGTCCTCGCCGAGGTCTCGCGGCATCCCCGCGTGCGGATCCGGCGCGCCGGCACCGTGGACGAGCTCGCCGCGGCGATGGCCGAGGTCGCCGGCGTGGCCGACGTCGTCGTGATGGCCGCCGCCGTGTCGGACTACCGTGCCGCCGAGGTGAGCGAACGCAAGCTCAGCAAGGAGGATGCCGGCGGGGACGAGGTGACGCTGCGCTTGGTCCGCACGCCCGACATCGTCGCGGGCCTGGCCGACCGCCGCCGCCCCGGGCAGACCGTGGTGGCCTTCGCCGCCGAGACGGAGGCCGACCCCGACGCACTGGTCGATCGCGCGCTGCGCAAGGCCGCGCGCAAGGGCGTGGACCTGCTCGTGGCCAACCGCGTCGGCTGGACCGCCGGCTTCGGCTCGTCGGAGAACGCCGTGGTCATCGTCTCGGGCGCCGGTGACGTCCTGGCCCGCGCCGAGGGAGGCAAGCGGGAGGTCGCCGACTCCGTGTGGGACGCCGTCCTCTCCGCCCGCCTCCAGCGGTGA
- a CDS encoding GntR family transcriptional regulator, with protein sequence MTLEAAPRGLEALAGGVERRGLRDHVYERILGLLLSGEVAPGARLSIDTIARQLQVSPTPVREAMVQLERTGLVTREALKGYRVAPPLRPSQLRELFDARLMLETTATRLATPATPGMVGELRAAQQAHRAVGERVMAAMAAGDSDVALTTAYFAADAAFHRVVFDHCGNHYLSEMSDTLGAQLHRMRQAAVHGVTDVREAIAEHEAVVEAFAGDDPDAPEQAMRRHVQLVGERSLAAARAE encoded by the coding sequence ATGACCCTGGAGGCGGCTCCGCGCGGTCTGGAGGCCCTCGCCGGCGGCGTCGAACGACGCGGACTGCGCGACCACGTGTACGAGCGCATCCTGGGCCTGCTGCTCAGCGGCGAGGTGGCCCCCGGCGCCCGGCTGTCGATCGACACGATCGCCCGTCAGCTGCAGGTCTCGCCCACCCCCGTGCGCGAAGCGATGGTGCAGCTGGAGCGCACCGGACTGGTGACGCGTGAGGCGCTCAAGGGTTATCGAGTCGCCCCGCCGCTGCGGCCCTCGCAGCTGCGCGAACTCTTCGACGCCCGCCTCATGCTGGAGACGACCGCCACGCGCCTGGCGACCCCGGCCACGCCCGGGATGGTCGGCGAGCTGCGTGCGGCGCAGCAGGCGCACCGGGCCGTGGGGGAGCGCGTCATGGCCGCGATGGCGGCGGGGGATTCCGATGTCGCGCTGACCACCGCATACTTCGCCGCGGATGCGGCCTTCCACCGGGTCGTGTTCGATCACTGCGGCAATCACTACCTCAGCGAGATGTCCGACACGCTCGGTGCGCAGCTGCACCGGATGCGGCAGGCCGCCGTGCACGGCGTCACCGACGTGCGCGAAGCCATCGCCGAGCATGAGGCGGTCGTCGAGGCCTTCGCCGGCGACGACCCGGATGCGCCCGAGCAGGCGATGCGTCGTCACGTCCAGCTCGTCGGCGAGCGGTCGCTGGCCGCCGCACGCGCCGAGTAG
- a CDS encoding SDR family NAD(P)-dependent oxidoreductase: protein MDTDVDELVAGRLVLLAGGTSAAGTAAARALRAADARVVVAGRDPLKLDALRDDVPGIATVTCDLADEDAVAALAEGVHAEHGPIDGVLQLVGGWRGGGGLAGQSDADFRALEVSLTTLRHVSRAFDDDLRASTAGRLAIVSSTAVARPLAGGANYAAIKAASEAWTRAVGQGFAKSARDAGASQTAAAVIFRVASLAGLEDALADAFVALWDDDASAWADAVIELTPAV from the coding sequence GTGGACACCGACGTGGACGAACTCGTCGCCGGACGGCTCGTGCTGCTGGCCGGAGGCACGAGTGCGGCCGGCACCGCCGCGGCCAGAGCCCTGCGTGCCGCCGACGCGCGCGTCGTGGTCGCCGGCCGCGATCCGCTCAAACTCGACGCGCTCCGAGACGACGTCCCGGGGATCGCGACGGTGACGTGCGACCTGGCCGACGAGGACGCGGTGGCCGCCCTCGCGGAAGGCGTGCACGCCGAGCACGGGCCCATCGACGGCGTGCTGCAGCTGGTGGGCGGATGGCGCGGGGGCGGAGGCCTGGCCGGTCAGTCCGACGCCGACTTCCGCGCGCTCGAGGTGTCGCTCACGACTCTTCGGCACGTCTCGCGAGCCTTCGACGACGACCTGCGCGCCTCCACCGCGGGACGCCTGGCCATCGTGTCCTCCACCGCCGTGGCGCGGCCCCTCGCCGGCGGCGCGAACTACGCCGCGATCAAGGCCGCCAGCGAGGCGTGGACGCGCGCGGTGGGTCAAGGATTCGCGAAGTCCGCACGGGATGCCGGCGCATCCCAGACCGCTGCGGCGGTGATCTTCCGCGTCGCGAGCCTCGCGGGCCTCGAGGACGCCCTCGCCGACGCGTTCGTCGCGTTGTGGGACGACGATGCCTCGGCGTGGGCCGACGCCGTCATCGAGCTCACCCCCGCCGTCTGA
- a CDS encoding sugar phosphate isomerase/epimerase family protein: MTAASPPPYDRDTWPIAVCMHGFRPVAADGTRLHDAAPEVWDDVFAQVAALGFTAIELADSHIRPADLDASRRADLLAIAAAHGVTPISVHVQRQSVIQPGRGEENLAYAHRTIDASAELGLQVFSTGLHQPFSDAQRKALWFWTAQGPVDPDDAETRALAVRRLRELGEHAASVGLPMALEMYEDTYLGTADSAVRLIEEIGLDNVGLNPDIGNLIRLHRPIEDWREMHEKTLPYANYWHVKNYMRDEAGDGSWATSVPTSLELGLIDYRAMVARALELGFRGPFLMEQYGGDSLGVCATNRTYLQSLLPQSAGA; the protein is encoded by the coding sequence ATGACCGCAGCCTCCCCTCCGCCGTACGACCGCGACACGTGGCCGATCGCCGTGTGCATGCACGGGTTCCGGCCCGTCGCCGCCGACGGCACGCGCCTGCACGACGCCGCGCCGGAGGTGTGGGACGACGTGTTCGCGCAGGTGGCCGCGCTGGGGTTCACCGCGATCGAACTCGCCGACAGCCACATCCGTCCCGCCGACCTGGATGCGTCCCGCCGCGCCGACCTGCTCGCCATCGCCGCAGCGCACGGGGTGACCCCGATCTCGGTGCACGTGCAGCGCCAGAGCGTCATCCAGCCCGGCCGCGGCGAGGAGAACCTCGCCTACGCGCACCGCACGATCGACGCGTCGGCCGAGCTGGGGCTGCAGGTGTTCTCCACGGGCCTGCACCAGCCGTTCAGCGACGCGCAGCGCAAGGCGCTGTGGTTCTGGACGGCGCAGGGCCCCGTCGACCCCGACGACGCCGAGACGCGGGCACTGGCGGTGCGCCGGCTCCGCGAACTCGGCGAGCACGCGGCATCCGTGGGCCTGCCGATGGCGCTGGAGATGTACGAAGACACCTACCTCGGCACCGCCGACAGCGCGGTGCGCCTCATCGAGGAGATCGGGCTGGACAACGTCGGTCTCAACCCCGACATCGGCAACCTCATCCGCCTGCACCGCCCCATCGAGGACTGGCGCGAAATGCACGAGAAGACGCTGCCGTACGCCAACTACTGGCACGTGAAGAACTACATGCGCGACGAGGCCGGCGACGGCAGCTGGGCGACCTCGGTGCCCACGAGCCTCGAGCTGGGGCTGATCGACTACCGCGCGATGGTGGCCCGGGCGCTGGAACTGGGCTTTCGCGGCCCGTTCCTGATGGAGCAGTACGGCGGCGACAGCCTCGGTGTGTGCGCCACCAACCGCACGTATCTGCAGTCCCTGCTTCCCCAGTCCGCCGGCGCGTGA
- a CDS encoding 3-hydroxyacyl-CoA dehydrogenase family protein, translating into MTDTPRPVYAVVGSGYMGGGIAQVLALSGADVRIADVDLDIAQRNRERLIGEAEQFAADGLFPADAPAVIAERVTAATIEDAVAGAGFIEEAVPEKIEIKHATLRRISEAAAPDAVIGSNTSTILIGRLAEAVTAPERFLGVHFSNPAPFIPGVELIPHAGTDDAVIPVVERIVAATGKETARVKDATGFVLNRLQYALFHEATQLVEEGVATPADIDTIVRTTFGFRLPFFGPFAIADMAGLDVYAFCYASLQTEFPERFATPRILDDLVSAGKLGTKSGAGFLDVPADRTPELVAYRNKAYVAMKKLLEELGPAPIAPAREETRPA; encoded by the coding sequence ATGACCGACACCCCACGCCCCGTGTACGCCGTCGTCGGCAGTGGATACATGGGCGGCGGGATCGCCCAGGTGCTCGCGCTGTCCGGTGCCGACGTGCGCATCGCCGATGTCGATCTGGACATCGCGCAACGCAACCGGGAGCGCCTCATCGGCGAGGCGGAGCAATTCGCCGCCGACGGGCTGTTCCCTGCAGACGCCCCCGCCGTCATCGCCGAGCGGGTCACCGCCGCCACGATCGAGGACGCCGTGGCCGGGGCGGGTTTCATCGAGGAGGCGGTGCCGGAGAAGATCGAGATCAAGCACGCCACGCTGCGGCGCATCTCCGAGGCCGCCGCGCCCGATGCCGTCATCGGCAGCAACACCTCCACGATCCTCATCGGGCGCCTGGCCGAGGCCGTGACCGCGCCGGAGCGGTTCCTCGGGGTCCACTTCTCCAACCCGGCGCCCTTCATCCCCGGCGTCGAGCTCATCCCGCACGCCGGCACCGACGACGCGGTCATCCCGGTCGTTGAGCGCATCGTCGCCGCCACCGGCAAGGAGACGGCCCGCGTGAAGGACGCCACCGGGTTCGTGCTCAACCGCCTCCAGTACGCGCTCTTCCACGAGGCCACCCAGCTCGTGGAGGAGGGCGTGGCCACCCCCGCAGACATCGACACGATCGTGCGGACGACGTTCGGGTTCCGGCTGCCCTTCTTCGGGCCGTTCGCGATCGCCGACATGGCCGGGCTCGACGTGTACGCGTTCTGCTATGCCTCGCTGCAGACGGAGTTCCCCGAGCGATTCGCCACCCCGCGGATCCTCGACGACCTCGTCTCCGCCGGGAAGCTCGGCACCAAATCCGGCGCGGGATTCCTCGACGTGCCCGCCGACCGCACGCCCGAGCTCGTCGCGTACCGCAACAAGGCGTACGTCGCGATGAAGAAGCTGCTGGAGGAACTGGGCCCCGCCCCGATCGCGCCGGCGCGGGAGGAGACACGACCGGCATGA
- a CDS encoding threonine aldolase family protein, with amino-acid sequence MTPLHDAAVRGFASDNYSGVHPDVLAAIATANGGHQISYGEDAYTARLHEVFAAHLGEGVEAYPVFNGTGANVVGLQSMLPRWGAVIAASTAHINVDEGGAPERVAGIKILGVPAEDGKLTPELIDREAWGWGDEHRAQPLVVSITQSTELGTLYSVEELRAISEHVHERGMRLHMDGARIANAAASLGLPLRAFTRDVGVDVLSFGGTKNGAMMGEAIVVLNPEASAGLTYLRKLDMQLSSKMRFVSAQLIALLEGDLWLRNAAHANAMAQRLRHGIEAGLADGTIRGVAFTQPTQANGVFATVPAGVADRLRESFRFYDWDATRREVRWMCSFDTTEDDIDAFVAAIARETSA; translated from the coding sequence GTGACCCCACTGCATGACGCCGCCGTACGCGGCTTCGCCTCCGACAACTACTCCGGCGTTCACCCCGACGTCCTCGCCGCGATCGCCACCGCCAACGGTGGTCATCAGATCTCCTACGGCGAGGATGCGTACACCGCGCGCCTGCACGAGGTCTTCGCCGCGCACCTGGGCGAGGGCGTCGAGGCGTATCCGGTGTTCAACGGCACCGGCGCCAACGTCGTCGGGCTCCAGTCGATGCTGCCGCGCTGGGGCGCCGTGATCGCCGCATCCACCGCGCACATCAACGTCGACGAGGGGGGCGCGCCCGAGCGCGTGGCCGGCATCAAGATCCTCGGCGTGCCCGCCGAGGACGGCAAGCTCACGCCCGAGCTCATCGACCGGGAGGCGTGGGGCTGGGGCGACGAGCACCGCGCGCAGCCGCTCGTGGTCTCGATCACGCAGTCCACCGAGCTCGGCACCCTCTACAGCGTCGAGGAGCTGCGGGCCATCTCCGAGCACGTGCACGAGCGCGGGATGCGGCTGCACATGGACGGCGCGCGCATCGCCAACGCCGCCGCATCCCTCGGTCTGCCGCTGCGCGCCTTCACGCGCGACGTCGGTGTGGACGTGCTGAGCTTCGGGGGCACCAAGAACGGCGCCATGATGGGCGAGGCGATCGTCGTGCTCAACCCCGAGGCATCGGCCGGCCTGACCTACCTGCGCAAGCTCGACATGCAGCTCTCCAGCAAGATGCGCTTCGTCTCCGCGCAGCTGATCGCGCTGCTCGAGGGCGACCTGTGGCTGCGCAACGCCGCGCACGCCAACGCGATGGCCCAGCGCCTGCGCCATGGCATCGAGGCGGGGCTGGCGGACGGCACGATCCGCGGCGTCGCGTTCACCCAGCCCACCCAGGCCAACGGCGTGTTCGCGACGGTGCCGGCGGGCGTGGCCGATCGCCTCCGCGAGAGCTTCCGCTTCTACGACTGGGACGCCACGCGCCGCGAGGTGCGGTGGATGTGCAGCTTCGACACCACCGAGGACGACATCGACGCCTTCGTCGCGGCGATCGCGCGCGAGACCTCCGCCTGA
- a CDS encoding SDR family NAD(P)-dependent oxidoreductase has protein sequence MTAAFPAERTVILTGAASPRGIGRTTAHHLAEHGWHVGIVDVDGDAAARTAEDLSDRYGVHALGVGADVSDRTQAVAAVDALEAGLPQLVAVVNFAGVSSPVPYLEVTPEEWERVRAINLDGVHWVTQRVAASLVSAGVGRIVGISSVSAQRGGGTFSKTPYSASKAGVIGLMRSLARELGPFGVTANVISPGPIDTDIMGGTLSEERKVHMAADGVLPRIGTPRDIAAAVAYLISEDAGFVTGHTLNVDGGLYMH, from the coding sequence ATGACCGCCGCATTCCCCGCCGAACGCACCGTGATCCTCACGGGGGCAGCGAGCCCCCGTGGGATCGGGCGCACGACGGCGCATCACCTCGCCGAGCACGGATGGCACGTGGGCATCGTCGACGTCGACGGCGACGCCGCCGCGCGCACGGCCGAAGACCTCTCCGACCGGTACGGGGTGCACGCGCTGGGGGTGGGCGCAGACGTCTCCGACCGCACGCAGGCGGTGGCCGCCGTCGACGCGCTCGAGGCCGGGCTCCCGCAGCTGGTCGCCGTCGTGAACTTCGCGGGAGTCTCGTCCCCGGTGCCGTACCTGGAGGTCACGCCGGAGGAGTGGGAGCGGGTGCGCGCCATCAATCTCGACGGCGTCCACTGGGTGACCCAGCGGGTCGCGGCATCCCTCGTCTCCGCCGGCGTGGGGCGCATCGTGGGGATATCGTCCGTCTCGGCGCAGCGCGGGGGCGGCACGTTCTCCAAGACCCCGTACTCGGCTTCGAAGGCGGGGGTCATCGGACTCATGCGCTCCCTCGCCCGAGAGCTCGGACCCTTCGGGGTGACGGCGAACGTCATCTCGCCCGGCCCCATCGACACCGACATCATGGGCGGGACGCTCAGCGAGGAGCGCAAGGTGCACATGGCCGCCGACGGCGTGCTGCCCCGCATCGGCACGCCCCGCGACATCGCCGCCGCCGTCGCGTACCTGATCAGCGAAGACGCCGGGTTCGTCACCGGACACACCCTCAACGTCGACGGCGGCCTCTACATGCACTGA
- a CDS encoding triose-phosphate isomerase family protein: MLIGASLKMYFSHARTLAWVREVAGIVAEHPAVAAGVRPFVLPQFPSIPACAEIGAAAGLAVGAQDLAAEDEGPYTGEVSGAVLAEVGCSLVEVGHAERRRLFGETDDVVAAKLAAALRHGLMPLLCVGEDRAGDAAAAVDACLRQIDAAVGPARAAGLTGPVTVAYEPLWAIGAPEPAGPDHIAAVCGALREHGGQAQAVIYGGSARPGMLADIAGSVDGLFLGRFAHDPRAFGAILDESADVLRAQAEVSR, encoded by the coding sequence ATGCTGATCGGCGCGAGCCTGAAGATGTACTTCTCCCACGCCCGCACGCTCGCGTGGGTGCGGGAGGTAGCCGGCATCGTCGCGGAGCACCCGGCCGTCGCGGCGGGCGTGCGGCCCTTCGTGCTGCCGCAGTTCCCCTCGATCCCGGCGTGCGCGGAGATCGGCGCGGCGGCAGGGCTTGCCGTGGGCGCTCAGGATCTCGCCGCCGAGGACGAGGGCCCGTACACCGGCGAGGTCAGCGGCGCGGTGCTCGCCGAAGTGGGCTGTTCGCTCGTCGAGGTGGGTCACGCCGAGCGGCGGCGCCTGTTCGGCGAGACCGACGACGTCGTCGCGGCCAAGCTCGCCGCGGCGCTGCGCCACGGGCTCATGCCGTTGCTGTGCGTCGGGGAGGACCGTGCCGGGGATGCGGCGGCCGCCGTGGATGCGTGCCTCCGGCAGATCGACGCCGCCGTGGGCCCCGCGCGCGCCGCCGGTCTGACCGGCCCCGTCACCGTCGCCTACGAGCCGCTGTGGGCGATCGGCGCACCCGAACCTGCCGGCCCCGACCACATCGCCGCCGTGTGCGGGGCCCTCCGCGAGCACGGCGGGCAGGCGCAGGCCGTCATCTACGGGGGCAGTGCACGCCCCGGTATGCTGGCCGACATCGCCGGTTCGGTCGACGGCTTGTTCCTCGGCCGCTTCGCCCACGACCCGAGGGCGTTCGGCGCGATCCTCGACGAGTCGGCAGACGTGCTGCGTGCACAGGCGGAGGTGTCACGATGA
- a CDS encoding NRDE family protein — MCTVIVHVPQHPAEPAHVLAIRDEDPARAWDPPGPWWPQTHPGVIGVRDARAGGAWLAADAARSRLAVILNRREVPGATQSRGAIVLDAVDGRRPAQPRTNGFNLVVVDRDGARVTGWDGTSVRERVLEPGVHMIAHDDVDDPATPRIARWLPEFAAAPPVAASAPWWREWMLLLERSAELPPTDDRAIVRDNRPYGVETLSLLVCAASVGPEGVDLAYGELAEPGQWNRVRLVEPAL; from the coding sequence ATGTGCACCGTCATTGTGCACGTTCCGCAGCATCCGGCCGAGCCGGCGCACGTGCTGGCGATCCGCGACGAGGACCCTGCGCGCGCGTGGGACCCGCCGGGCCCGTGGTGGCCGCAGACCCATCCGGGGGTCATCGGGGTGCGCGACGCCCGCGCCGGCGGTGCGTGGCTGGCCGCCGATGCCGCCCGCTCCCGCCTCGCGGTGATCCTCAACCGGCGCGAGGTGCCCGGGGCCACGCAGTCGCGCGGCGCGATCGTGCTCGACGCGGTCGACGGACGCCGGCCCGCGCAGCCGCGCACGAACGGCTTCAACCTCGTCGTCGTCGACCGCGACGGGGCTCGCGTGACCGGGTGGGACGGCACCTCGGTGCGCGAGCGCGTGCTGGAGCCGGGGGTGCACATGATCGCGCACGACGACGTCGACGACCCGGCGACGCCCCGCATCGCGCGGTGGCTGCCGGAGTTCGCCGCCGCCCCGCCCGTCGCCGCGTCCGCGCCGTGGTGGCGGGAGTGGATGCTGCTGCTCGAGCGCAGCGCCGAGCTGCCGCCGACCGATGACCGCGCGATCGTCCGCGACAACCGCCCCTATGGCGTGGAGACGCTGTCGCTGCTGGTGTGCGCGGCGAGCGTCGGCCCCGAGGGCGTGGACCTCGCCTACGGGGAGCTGGCCGAGCCGGGGCAGTGGAATCGCGTGCGCCTGGTGGAGCCGGCGCTGTGA